Genomic DNA from Halobaculum sp. CBA1158:
GGCAGGTCCTGGCTCTCGATGATCCCGATGAGCATCGTGTTGACCTGCGTGAAGGGGTCGGTGGTGGAGTCGAGCACGTAGATGACGCCGTCGACGTCCTCGCGGAGCCAGTGCATCGCCTCCGCGACGCCCTCGGTCGCCTCTCGCGACCGTTTAACGGCGTCGTCTTTCTCCATGTCGTGATCGAGGAACTCCTTGTAATCGACCTTCGTGGTCACGCCGGGCGTGTCCACGATGTCGATGGTGACTGTCTTCCCGTTCCGCTCGATCTCGACGTTCTCCTTTCTGCGTGCGCGACGCGTTTCGTGCGGGATGTGACTCTCCGGACCGACGGCGTCACCGGTCCAGTCGCGAGCGATCCGGTTCGCCAGCGTCGTCTTTCCCGCGTTGGGCGGTCCGTAGATTCCGATTCGTTTGGGCTCGTCGTCGGCGAAGAGCCGATCCGTTACCCGTGTGATACTGTCCCTGAGATTCGTGAGCAGACCCATCCTGACCTCCGATTCCCCCGTACCGATAGGGGCATTGTCCCACCAAACCAGCCACGCCACTTAAGCACTACGTCAGACGGGCTACGCCCGTCGTCGGGGGCATCGTACGGCGGTATTCGAGAGGTGTGTAACCGGTACTCGGACGGCGGTTTGGACG
This window encodes:
- a CDS encoding Era-like GTP-binding protein; protein product: MGLLTNLRDSITRVTDRLFADDEPKRIGIYGPPNAGKTTLANRIARDWTGDAVGPESHIPHETRRARRKENVEIERNGKTVTIDIVDTPGVTTKVDYKEFLDHDMEKDDAVKRSREATEGVAEAMHWLREDVDGVIYVLDSTTDPFTQVNTMLIGIIESQDLPVLIFANKVDLDDADVKRISDAFPQHETVPLSALEGDNMDEVYEKIAEYFG